A stretch of the Caminicella sporogenes DSM 14501 genome encodes the following:
- a CDS encoding PLP-dependent aminotransferase family protein, translated as MINKYSNIKLSRDAKEHMYIQLFYAIKEMIEKEILKSNEKLPPIRKLADLLDVNNVTVVKAYDLLEKNKYVYKRVGSGTFVLPQQNFDREIENFEKFEDEIYEDLRLMDRGQIQISDDMINFASATPTPQLFPIDDFKNVLNEVLDRDKGFAFGYQDSKGFYPLRESIVEYLKFYKITTSTDNIQIISGAQQGIDVVAKVLLNYGDTIIVESPTYTGAIASFKTRGTKIVEVPIKKDGIDLEKLELYIKEYKPKAIYTMPNFQNPTGYSHSLIKKKKLLEIAKKNNLIIIEDDYLSDLNFYTDDNFTLKSMDNDENVIYIKSFSKIFMPGLRLGFLVVPLRFKNEIIAAKHTSDISTSSLIQRAFDLYLRKGIWKKHIKYMKKVYKERFDVMIEKLEELPNEISYEKPKGGINFWIDLPNKISVNEFYRDAIKEKIVFVPGSIFYPSKTNSNSLRLSIASVYPEEIKRGMDIFNNLLKKYLDIDKKKYYFENREFYRPIL; from the coding sequence ATGATAAATAAATATAGCAATATAAAGCTTTCAAGAGATGCAAAAGAACATATGTATATACAACTTTTCTATGCAATAAAAGAAATGATTGAAAAAGAAATTTTAAAGAGTAATGAAAAACTTCCTCCTATAAGGAAATTAGCAGATTTATTAGATGTTAACAATGTAACAGTTGTAAAAGCTTATGATTTATTAGAAAAAAATAAATACGTTTATAAAAGAGTTGGCAGCGGAACTTTTGTACTACCTCAGCAAAATTTTGATAGAGAAATTGAGAATTTTGAAAAATTTGAGGATGAAATTTATGAGGATTTAAGATTAATGGACAGGGGACAGATACAAATAAGCGATGATATGATAAATTTTGCAAGTGCGACCCCTACACCACAGCTTTTTCCAATTGATGATTTTAAAAATGTATTAAATGAAGTTCTTGATAGAGATAAAGGATTTGCATTTGGGTATCAAGATAGTAAGGGATTTTATCCACTTAGAGAAAGTATAGTTGAATATTTAAAGTTTTATAAAATAACTACTTCTACTGATAATATTCAGATTATTTCAGGAGCACAACAGGGGATAGATGTAGTTGCAAAAGTATTACTTAATTATGGTGATACTATAATAGTTGAAAGTCCTACGTACACAGGAGCTATTGCCAGTTTTAAGACGAGAGGTACTAAAATAGTAGAAGTGCCAATTAAAAAGGATGGAATAGATTTAGAAAAATTAGAATTATATATAAAAGAATATAAACCTAAGGCAATATATACAATGCCAAATTTTCAAAATCCTACAGGATATTCTCATAGTTTAATTAAAAAGAAAAAATTATTAGAAATAGCTAAAAAAAATAATTTAATTATCATTGAAGATGATTATTTAAGTGATTTAAATTTTTATACTGATGATAATTTTACTTTAAAAAGTATGGATAATGATGAAAATGTAATTTATATTAAGAGTTTTTCAAAAATATTTATGCCGGGTTTGAGGTTGGGATTTCTTGTTGTACCTTTAAGATTTAAAAATGAAATAATTGCAGCTAAACATACATCAGATATTTCAACTTCAAGTCTAATTCAGAGAGCTTTTGATTTGTATCTTAGAAAAGGTATTTGGAAAAAGCATATAAAGTACATGAAGAAGGTTTATAAGGAAAGATTTGATGTGATGATAGAAAAGCTTGAAGAATTGCCAAATGAAATTTCTTACGAAAAACCAAAAGGTGGAATTAATTTTTGGATTGATTTACCTAATAAAATTTCAGTAAATGAATTTTATCGAGATGCTATTAAAGAAAAAATAGTTTTTGTTCCGGGGAGTATATTTTATCCTTCTAAAACAAATAGTAATTCTTTAAGACTTAGTATAGCTTCTGTATATCCTGAAGAAATAAAGAGAGGTATGGATATATTTAATAACTTGCTGAAAAAATATTTAGATATTGATAAGAAAAAGTATTATTTTGAAAATAGGGAGTTTTATAGACCTATATTATAA
- a CDS encoding bactofilin family protein, whose product MLKKKNDISAQNFDTLIGKNATFQGTFKSTGLLRIDGKFEGDIDVNGDIIIGQDGIIIGNAKAVNIEISGTVEGNVFCSERLKICSTGKLIGDIEVGSFVVEEKGLFDGKCKMKNEVLKLKTEDSKKIKAI is encoded by the coding sequence ATGTTAAAGAAAAAAAATGATATTTCAGCACAAAATTTCGATACCCTCATTGGTAAAAATGCAACTTTTCAAGGCACTTTTAAATCTACTGGCTTATTGAGAATAGATGGTAAATTTGAAGGTGATATAGATGTTAATGGTGATATTATAATTGGTCAAGATGGAATAATCATCGGCAATGCAAAAGCTGTTAATATTGAAATTTCAGGAACTGTTGAAGGAAATGTATTTTGCAGTGAAAGATTAAAAATATGTTCAACTGGTAAACTCATTGGAGATATTGAAGTTGGAAGCTTTGTAGTAGAAGAAAAAGGATTATTTGATGGTAAATGCAAAATGAAAAATGAAGTTTTAAAATTAAAAACTGAAGATTCAAAAAAAATTAAAGCTATTTAG
- a CDS encoding nucleoid-associated protein, protein MQDIESIIVERAIVHILDNNSDTPILGEIEQEIDEEIHEFLVKHIIKSLRDDDNRKAKFRLGKNSVMEACKEIFDNEENFIEASKKIANRMFRIMKTNNNISSCDLVVCIFSSNDSKYIGILKLDYQKSFVHEIEYIENYFKVSIIPQDIGLPGLNQKLQKCAFIRNLNDENDYDMIVLDKQNYSQDSEIARFFIDEFLNSEIIIDNKYKTKMLKKAVEKWTRKNLKEDLEKALEVREEVNNVLKNDIEVDIQKISENIFKDDESIREKFILNFEEQGIDPAQPFEIDKSWVNKKMNKKVIKTDTGFEIKGIFEDFDDMMKFNIKRNGDGTVDIIVKNVRSIVEK, encoded by the coding sequence ATGCAGGATATAGAATCTATTATAGTTGAAAGAGCAATCGTTCACATTTTAGATAATAATAGCGATACTCCAATTTTAGGTGAAATTGAACAAGAAATAGATGAAGAAATACATGAATTTTTAGTAAAGCATATAATTAAATCTTTAAGAGATGATGACAATAGAAAGGCAAAATTTAGATTAGGAAAGAATAGTGTAATGGAGGCTTGTAAAGAGATATTTGATAATGAAGAAAATTTTATTGAAGCATCAAAAAAGATAGCAAATCGAATGTTTAGAATAATGAAGACAAATAATAACATATCTTCATGTGATTTAGTTGTATGTATATTTTCTTCAAATGATTCAAAATATATAGGTATATTAAAATTAGATTACCAAAAATCATTTGTGCATGAAATAGAATATATTGAAAATTATTTTAAAGTATCTATAATTCCCCAAGATATAGGACTACCGGGTTTAAATCAAAAACTGCAAAAATGTGCTTTTATAAGAAATTTAAATGATGAAAATGATTATGATATGATTGTATTAGATAAGCAAAATTATTCACAAGATAGTGAAATAGCAAGATTTTTTATAGATGAATTTTTAAATAGTGAAATAATTATTGACAATAAATATAAAACCAAAATGTTAAAAAAAGCCGTTGAAAAGTGGACTAGAAAAAATTTAAAAGAAGATTTGGAAAAAGCACTTGAAGTTAGAGAAGAAGTTAATAATGTTTTAAAGAATGATATAGAAGTTGATATACAGAAGATATCTGAAAATATTTTTAAAGATGATGAAAGTATAAGAGAAAAATTTATTTTAAATTTTGAAGAGCAAGGGATAGACCCGGCTCAACCATTTGAAATCGATAAGAGTTGGGTTAATAAAAAGATGAATAAGAAAGTGATAAAAACGGATACCGGTTTTGAAATTAAAGGTATATTTGAAGATTTTGATGATATGATGAAATTTAATATAAAGAGAAATGGTGATGGGACAGTAGATATTATAGTTAAGAATGTACGCAGCATAGTTGAGAAATAG
- a CDS encoding RluA family pseudouridine synthase, with the protein MNNIEDSSTLIYKVNTEESGMTLRDILYKKMKLSGRLTRKAKRNKKIFVNDNNISLDSRLREGDVVKVIMEDEKNKFEPQNIPIDVVYEDVDLLIINKQPYIVVHPTKSHPDNTIANGIANLLLNRKETFKIRFINRLDRDTSGLLMIAKNPFAQQILSKQMQNNIVEKSYIAVVRGVIEKDFGTIDEKIGLSGDEPMIRKVIESGQRSITHYEVIERFKNATLVRLKLETGRTHQIRVHMKHIGHPLVGDKLYGDTDSNNLISRQALHAESLKFLQPRTQKEIFVRAEIPVDIKQLLQKLRGE; encoded by the coding sequence ATGAATAATATAGAAGATAGCAGTACTTTAATATATAAAGTCAATACTGAAGAAAGTGGAATGACATTGAGAGATATACTGTATAAAAAAATGAAATTATCGGGTAGATTAACTAGAAAAGCTAAAAGAAATAAAAAAATATTTGTAAATGATAATAATATATCTTTAGATAGCAGACTAAGAGAAGGTGATGTAGTAAAAGTAATCATGGAAGATGAAAAAAATAAATTTGAGCCTCAAAATATTCCAATAGATGTAGTATATGAAGATGTTGATTTGTTAATTATTAATAAACAACCCTATATAGTTGTTCATCCTACTAAGAGCCATCCAGATAATACAATTGCAAATGGTATAGCAAATCTGCTTTTAAATAGAAAAGAAACATTTAAAATCAGATTTATTAATAGACTTGACAGGGATACATCTGGACTTTTAATGATAGCTAAAAATCCTTTTGCACAGCAGATTTTATCTAAACAAATGCAAAATAATATAGTCGAGAAGAGTTATATTGCAGTTGTAAGAGGAGTAATTGAAAAAGATTTTGGAACTATAGATGAAAAAATTGGATTAAGTGGTGATGAACCCATGATTAGAAAAGTTATTGAAAGTGGACAGAGGTCAATTACTCATTATGAAGTAATTGAAAGATTTAAAAATGCTACTTTAGTAAGATTAAAATTAGAAACGGGAAGAACACATCAAATAAGAGTACATATGAAACATATAGGACATCCACTTGTTGGAGATAAATTGTATGGTGATACAGATAGTAATAATTTAATTAGCAGACAAGCTTTACATGCCGAAAGCTTAAAATTTTTGCAACCTAGAACTCAAAAAGAAATTTTTGTAAGAGCTGAAATTCCAGTAGATATAAAACAGTTATTACAAAAGTTGAGGGGGGAATGA
- a CDS encoding LacI family DNA-binding transcriptional regulator, which translates to MAVTIKDVARKANVSISTVSRVINDSKPVSDEIRQRVLKVIEELGYTPNPVARSLVMKKSQLIGVIVPNISNYFIGEMLNGVEEIGKMYNYDILLCNSYGELEQELKYLSLLKSKQVEGIIFMTWNLKKEHKEFLEKIDIPVVMINRNTSDINIPSVCIDHFGAAYEMTNYLINKGHKKIALIRTGIGNDAFGVDQYKGYTKALKEHNIEIDESLIKNGDFKLEKAYDSVVEMIKNNNLPTAIFATSDYMAIGAMNALIDNGFKVPDDVSVVGFNDIKLASMYRPKLTTIKQPIYDIGAVAIRIIIKKIKGEEEDKTLFVLPHELIERDSCRSLV; encoded by the coding sequence ATGGCAGTAACTATAAAAGATGTAGCTAGAAAAGCTAATGTATCTATATCAACTGTTTCAAGAGTAATTAATGATTCTAAACCTGTTAGTGATGAAATAAGACAGAGAGTTTTGAAGGTAATCGAAGAATTAGGATATACTCCTAATCCTGTAGCTAGAAGTCTAGTTATGAAAAAGAGTCAGTTAATAGGTGTTATAGTACCTAATATTTCAAATTATTTTATTGGAGAAATGTTAAATGGTGTAGAAGAAATTGGCAAAATGTATAATTATGATATACTTTTGTGTAATTCTTATGGAGAGTTAGAGCAGGAATTAAAATATTTAAGTCTATTAAAATCTAAACAAGTTGAAGGAATAATATTTATGACTTGGAATTTGAAAAAAGAACACAAAGAATTTTTAGAAAAGATAGATATTCCTGTAGTAATGATAAATAGAAATACTTCAGATATAAATATACCTTCCGTATGTATAGACCATTTTGGTGCAGCATATGAAATGACAAATTATTTAATAAATAAAGGACATAAGAAAATAGCTCTTATAAGAACAGGAATAGGAAATGATGCTTTTGGGGTAGATCAATATAAAGGTTATACAAAAGCATTGAAGGAACATAATATTGAAATAGATGAAAGTCTTATTAAAAATGGAGATTTTAAATTAGAAAAGGCATATGATAGTGTTGTAGAAATGATTAAAAATAATAATCTTCCTACGGCTATATTTGCAACTTCTGATTATATGGCTATTGGAGCAATGAATGCTTTGATTGACAACGGTTTTAAAGTACCTGATGATGTATCTGTTGTAGGATTTAATGATATTAAACTTGCTTCAATGTACAGACCAAAATTAACTACAATAAAACAGCCTATTTATGATATAGGGGCGGTTGCTATAAGAATTATCATTAAAAAGATAAAAGGGGAAGAAGAAGATAAGACATTATTTGTTCTTCCGCATGAATTAATAGAGAGAGATAGCTGTCGAAGTCTTGTTTAA
- a CDS encoding LytR/AlgR family response regulator transcription factor yields the protein MKCIVVDDEMPARDEIIYLLNDIGGLDIIGEASDGESALKLIKSRKPDVVFLDINMTGMDGFDLVNEILKFEHIPLIVFVTAYDQYAIKAFEVNAIDYILKPINKERLKKTVRKLKLLFSNENINFDIEKRLNKLISKLNQPNEKIDRICVYENGKYIPLNPKEILYLTTVGRNTIIKTKNGQFTTNYTLSEMEEKLSKYNFFRSHRSFLVNLDEVKEIHNWFNGTFQIVLNGAENVKISVSRNKAGEFKEIMNI from the coding sequence ATGAAATGTATTGTTGTAGATGATGAAATGCCTGCTAGAGATGAAATAATATATCTTCTTAATGATATAGGTGGATTAGATATAATTGGAGAGGCTTCTGATGGAGAAAGTGCATTGAAGTTGATAAAAAGCAGGAAACCTGATGTAGTCTTTTTAGATATAAATATGACAGGTATGGACGGATTTGATTTAGTAAATGAGATTTTAAAATTTGAACACATTCCATTAATAGTTTTTGTAACTGCATATGATCAGTATGCTATAAAAGCTTTTGAAGTTAATGCAATAGATTATATTTTAAAACCTATCAATAAGGAAAGATTAAAAAAGACTGTAAGAAAATTGAAACTTTTATTTTCAAATGAAAATATTAATTTTGATATAGAAAAGAGATTAAATAAACTTATAAGTAAGTTAAATCAGCCAAATGAAAAGATAGATAGGATTTGTGTATATGAAAATGGCAAATATATTCCTTTAAATCCAAAAGAAATACTGTATTTGACAACTGTAGGTAGAAATACAATAATAAAAACTAAAAATGGGCAATTTACAACTAATTATACATTAAGTGAAATGGAAGAAAAATTATCAAAATATAATTTTTTTAGAAGTCATAGAAGTTTTTTAGTAAATTTAGATGAAGTTAAAGAAATTCACAACTGGTTTAATGGTACATTTCAAATAGTTTTAAATGGTGCAGAAAATGTTAAAATATCAGTAAGTAGAAATAAAGCTGGAGAATTTAAAGAAATAATGAATATTTAA
- a CDS encoding M23 family metallopeptidase yields the protein MNYIRKIIELFSQNFTFVIIPHDSKKMKQISLNKGFTLLVVIIFLFSSIFSISSSFYLYTQNIYLHKNIKIKDDTIKNLNTINKEQQAELDKLKNTSKIVFDKLSQLHALENKVRNMLGLKNSKENDKIKPTSRSFNRTILLNKDLTNKESINTIASIIDTEKNNYDKLIKDIDKQLKYLNCKPNLWPVKGKITSKFGYRIHPFSKRRDFHKGLDIANKEGTNILAAGSGIVTYSGYNGSYGNVIVISHGYGYKSVYAHNKINLVKVGEKVKKGQVIAKLGNTGRSTGPHLHFEIHYNGIQIDPLKILNHNN from the coding sequence ATGAACTATATAAGAAAAATTATCGAATTATTCAGTCAAAATTTTACATTTGTCATAATTCCTCACGACAGCAAAAAAATGAAACAAATTAGTTTAAATAAAGGATTTACATTATTAGTAGTCATAATTTTTCTCTTTTCTTCTATATTTTCCATTAGCTCATCATTTTATCTATATACCCAAAATATATATCTACATAAAAACATAAAAATAAAAGATGATACAATAAAAAATTTAAATACTATTAATAAAGAACAGCAAGCAGAATTAGATAAATTAAAGAATACTTCTAAAATAGTATTTGATAAATTATCCCAATTACATGCTCTTGAAAATAAAGTTAGAAATATGCTAGGACTTAAAAATTCAAAAGAAAATGATAAAATCAAACCCACATCTCGTTCTTTTAATAGAACTATTCTTTTAAATAAAGACTTAACTAATAAAGAATCTATAAATACAATTGCTTCTATTATAGATACTGAAAAAAATAATTATGATAAACTCATCAAAGATATTGACAAGCAGCTTAAATATTTAAACTGCAAACCAAATTTATGGCCAGTTAAAGGAAAAATCACTTCTAAATTCGGCTATAGAATACACCCTTTTTCAAAAAGAAGAGATTTTCATAAAGGCCTAGATATAGCTAATAAAGAAGGTACTAATATATTAGCTGCGGGAAGTGGTATAGTAACTTATTCAGGCTATAATGGAAGTTATGGCAATGTTATAGTTATATCCCATGGATATGGATATAAAAGCGTCTATGCTCATAATAAAATTAATCTAGTTAAAGTAGGAGAAAAAGTAAAAAAAGGACAAGTTATTGCCAAGCTTGGCAATACGGGCAGGAGCACTGGTCCTCATCTGCATTTTGAAATACATTACAACGGTATTCAAATTGACCCACTTAAAATTTTAAATCATAATAATTAA
- a CDS encoding putative polysaccharide biosynthesis protein codes for MNRNSFIYSTIILVIANFCVRFLGFTYRIFLSRYLGSKGIGLYHLLFHTFLIFITITTSGIPIAVSKIVAQKKSSKDFKGCQDTLFISMSLGIFLSFLISILLIKNTNFIIKYLLQNNKLYESLLSLLPAIIIVTLSSILRSYYYGIKNVKPVAVSQILEQVIRIIFVIGILHFSKIINIKYSVTIATLGIFIGEFGGLLYLISKFERHENYEIYQKKYSKLQSISIFSNIVIISFPITIARFISVLMQSINMFIVPQRLQMAGYNLNQSVATFGEVVGMTLPLLFLPFIVTSAIVVNIIPNISEEKIHKKWNNINIKSILAVRIAILIAVPIGFVFFFFSRPICTFLYDKPNIDIYLKYLSFTVVFLSLQHIISGILHGMGKQVITTITHLIGMSVHFTCIYFLIPDSKIGIIGFHIGFFFSTFITFILNLLFLKKYIPLKLNLFNHIIKPVLASCIMTISMKLCYIILLKKLIPIKITIIITTLIGSIIYLTLILITKCIKIKTINFVIFGK; via the coding sequence TTGAATAGAAATTCATTTATATATAGTACAATAATCTTAGTAATTGCCAATTTCTGTGTTCGTTTTCTTGGTTTTACATACAGAATTTTTCTTTCAAGGTATCTAGGCTCTAAAGGTATAGGATTATATCATCTACTCTTTCACACTTTTTTAATTTTTATTACTATAACTACTTCTGGTATACCTATAGCAGTATCTAAAATTGTAGCACAAAAAAAATCTTCAAAAGATTTTAAAGGATGCCAAGATACATTATTTATAAGTATGTCTTTAGGTATTTTTCTCTCTTTTTTGATTTCTATATTGCTCATTAAAAATACAAATTTTATTATAAAATATCTCTTGCAAAATAATAAATTATATGAAAGTCTACTATCTTTACTACCTGCTATAATAATAGTAACTTTATCATCAATTTTAAGAAGCTATTACTATGGTATAAAAAATGTAAAACCTGTAGCAGTATCTCAAATTTTAGAACAAGTTATAAGAATTATATTCGTAATAGGAATTTTGCACTTTTCAAAAATTATAAATATAAAATATTCTGTAACTATTGCCACATTGGGTATTTTTATAGGAGAGTTTGGAGGTCTTTTATACTTAATCTCCAAATTTGAAAGACATGAAAATTACGAAATTTATCAAAAAAAATACTCTAAACTTCAAAGTATATCTATTTTTTCTAATATAGTAATTATTTCTTTTCCCATTACAATTGCAAGATTTATATCTGTTTTAATGCAATCAATTAACATGTTTATTGTCCCTCAAAGACTTCAAATGGCAGGATATAACCTCAATCAGTCAGTTGCAACTTTTGGAGAAGTAGTAGGTATGACCCTGCCTCTATTATTTCTTCCTTTTATCGTAACTTCAGCTATTGTAGTTAATATTATTCCTAACATTTCAGAAGAAAAAATACATAAGAAATGGAATAATATTAATATAAAATCAATATTAGCTGTAAGAATTGCAATACTTATAGCTGTACCAATAGGATTTGTCTTCTTCTTTTTTTCCAGACCAATATGTACCTTTTTATATGATAAACCAAATATCGACATATATCTTAAATATCTATCTTTTACAGTTGTTTTTTTAAGTCTTCAGCACATTATATCTGGAATACTTCATGGAATGGGAAAACAAGTAATTACTACTATTACTCATTTAATTGGTATGTCAGTTCACTTTACATGTATATATTTTTTGATACCTGATTCTAAAATAGGAATTATAGGCTTTCATATAGGTTTTTTCTTTTCAACTTTTATTACATTTATTTTAAATCTTCTTTTTCTTAAAAAATATATTCCTTTAAAGCTAAACTTATTTAATCATATCATAAAACCTGTTTTGGCTTCTTGTATAATGACTATATCAATGAAATTATGTTATATTATATTATTAAAAAAACTAATACCAATAAAAATTACTATAATTATAACTACCCTAATAGGCAGTATAATCTACTTAACCTTAATTTTAATAACAAAATGTATAAAAATCAAAACTATTAATTTTGTAATTTTTGGCAAATAA
- a CDS encoding YaaR family protein gives MPLKISDINNKNRFNSIVTKENTKIAKNTNNNFSLTFNKLYGDSIQEKLQNLLTQIDSQASKIEKKFELSEVLKYKKLVKEFLNIAVNNSHKFSKESFLDRRGRHRVMSLIKKVDNELEDLTKKFLQKEKSNLSILKKLDEIRGLLIDIFM, from the coding sequence ATGCCTTTAAAAATTTCTGATATTAATAATAAAAATAGATTTAATTCCATAGTAACTAAAGAAAATACAAAAATTGCAAAAAATACTAATAACAACTTTTCATTGACTTTTAATAAATTATATGGAGATTCTATTCAAGAAAAGTTACAAAATCTCTTAACTCAAATTGACAGTCAGGCTAGTAAAATAGAAAAAAAATTTGAATTAAGTGAAGTTTTAAAATACAAAAAATTAGTAAAAGAATTTTTAAATATTGCAGTAAATAATTCTCATAAATTCTCTAAAGAAAGTTTTTTAGACAGACGTGGCAGACACAGAGTCATGTCTTTAATAAAAAAAGTAGACAACGAACTAGAAGACCTTACAAAAAAATTTTTACAAAAAGAAAAATCCAATTTAAGCATTTTAAAAAAGTTAGATGAAATACGTGGATTGTTAATAGACATATTTATGTAA
- a CDS encoding sensor histidine kinase: protein MILQLLQNLTSRSGIIIILAFLLSKNKTFKRLVTKKDLSLVDKISMSILFGVFGIIGTYSGIKIGVAPGSDAIANSRVIGVFVAGWLGGPFVGILSGIIAGLHRWVIDIGGFTSLACGLSTVVEGLIAGYSSRKFNNVKTDWIWALIMGAFSEIVQMMIILVIAKPFNQALSLVKIIWFPMIFVNSIGIAVFIGITQQIFLEKEQVAAEKAELILKIANKTLPHLRKGFNTETAKLTAQIIYDMTDIDAVAITDDEKILAHVGEGSDHHKSGSIPMTDLTYKVIKSGKYEVAKNKEEIGCKYEKCSLLSAVIFPLKERDKVIGTLKLYKSQKPGITSLDLKLAQGLAKLFSTQIELSKIDYQRKLLVQTELKILQAQINPHFLFNSLNTIASFIRTKPDKARQLIIHLGDYLRQNMTVNQDEIDIYKEIFHIKSYLAIVHARFGDKIKIDFDIEEGLKIKIPPLILQPIVENAVKHGLKNINDGIEIKIIAKDEGEYVKLSVIDNGVGIEKSILEKLFLETDNDSCIGLRNVDKRLKYKYGSAYGLEIKSELGKGTTINIKIPKLKANTKGGIV, encoded by the coding sequence GTGATATTGCAATTGCTTCAAAATTTGACGAGCAGGTCTGGGATAATAATAATTTTAGCTTTTTTATTATCAAAAAATAAAACGTTTAAGAGATTAGTTACAAAAAAAGACCTTTCATTAGTTGATAAAATTTCAATGTCTATTTTATTTGGAGTATTTGGCATAATTGGTACATATTCTGGGATTAAAATTGGTGTGGCACCCGGAAGTGATGCTATCGCAAACTCTAGAGTCATAGGAGTATTTGTTGCTGGGTGGCTTGGAGGACCTTTTGTTGGCATTTTAAGTGGTATTATAGCTGGACTACATAGATGGGTAATAGATATTGGTGGATTTACTTCATTAGCTTGTGGATTATCTACAGTTGTTGAAGGACTGATTGCTGGGTATAGCAGTAGAAAATTTAATAATGTAAAAACTGATTGGATTTGGGCTTTAATTATGGGGGCATTTTCAGAGATAGTTCAAATGATGATTATTTTAGTTATTGCTAAACCTTTTAATCAGGCATTGAGCTTAGTAAAAATTATATGGTTTCCAATGATATTTGTAAATTCAATAGGAATAGCTGTATTTATAGGAATAACTCAACAAATTTTTTTAGAAAAGGAACAGGTGGCAGCAGAAAAAGCAGAGTTAATTTTAAAAATTGCCAATAAGACACTACCGCATCTTAGAAAGGGATTTAATACTGAAACTGCAAAATTAACTGCTCAAATAATCTATGATATGACAGATATAGATGCAGTTGCAATAACAGATGATGAAAAAATTTTAGCTCATGTAGGGGAAGGTAGCGACCATCATAAAAGTGGAAGCATACCTATGACTGATTTAACATATAAAGTAATAAAATCAGGAAAATATGAAGTAGCCAAGAATAAAGAAGAAATAGGATGTAAATATGAAAAATGCAGTTTATTATCTGCAGTTATTTTTCCTTTAAAAGAAAGAGATAAGGTAATAGGTACTTTGAAATTATATAAATCTCAAAAACCGGGTATTACAAGTTTAGATTTGAAATTGGCTCAAGGGCTTGCTAAACTTTTTTCAACTCAAATTGAACTCAGTAAAATAGATTATCAGAGAAAGCTTCTCGTTCAGACTGAATTAAAAATACTTCAGGCTCAAATAAATCCTCATTTTTTATTTAACTCACTAAACACAATAGCTTCTTTTATAAGGACTAAGCCAGATAAAGCAAGACAGCTTATAATACATCTTGGAGATTATTTAAGGCAGAATATGACAGTAAATCAAGATGAAATAGACATATATAAAGAGATTTTTCATATAAAATCTTATTTGGCAATAGTCCATGCCAGATTTGGAGATAAAATAAAAATAGATTTTGATATAGAAGAAGGACTTAAAATAAAAATTCCTCCGTTGATACTACAACCAATTGTAGAGAATGCAGTGAAGCATGGACTTAAAAATATAAATGATGGTATTGAAATAAAAATAATAGCTAAGGATGAAGGGGAATATGTAAAATTATCCGTAATTGATAATGGAGTTGGAATTGAAAAAAGCATTTTAGAAAAATTATTTTTAGAAACTGATAATGATAGCTGTATAGGTCTAAGAAATGTTGATAAGAGATTAAAGTATAAATACGGTTCGGCTTATGGTTTAGAGATAAAAAGTGAACTTGGAAAGGGAACGACTATTAATATCAAAATACCTAAATTAAAAGCTAATACAAAGGGAGGAATTGTATGA